In the genome of Paenibacillus pabuli, one region contains:
- a CDS encoding ABC transporter permease, with product MDLKQLWKQRRTGFWNGILPYLGYVIQSGVAMVFLFLVIAFSAWYTSFVQHIPAGFPIRWIALLLLAPLVLFSSYRTYLHPADIVFLRPQEYRMQEYLKNSFARGIIYKTLGMLLVFVTLWPLYVRADQDARPFGWFILLLLLWKGLSSYAAWQEMRMVQIGAARGYRLLRWALAVLAIAAWLWQPPQRSIWFLLLLAVVYIVALRIPLKHRVSWDRLIQVEKGQAGRVMRTLGWFVDVPSSGQKVSSRRWLSKWGSGLPWNAGKAYRYLITKTFIRTEVFSIVVRLVVLGMLLSWWTAGSYFGIGVYLFFLLLVGVQLGALRRSHSESFWIMIYPISGESRRSQVLGFISNLHALAALLMWLPMLAAGMSGLSMTAAALVLGVLVIYLMRRSQGNKWLKEEEDE from the coding sequence ATGGATCTCAAGCAGCTATGGAAGCAAAGACGCACGGGATTCTGGAATGGAATTCTTCCTTATCTGGGTTATGTCATTCAGAGCGGCGTAGCCATGGTTTTCTTATTTCTCGTCATTGCGTTCTCCGCCTGGTATACATCGTTTGTCCAACACATCCCGGCAGGATTCCCGATTCGCTGGATTGCGTTGCTGCTGCTGGCACCACTGGTACTGTTTAGCAGCTATCGTACATATCTGCACCCGGCAGACATCGTATTTTTACGTCCGCAGGAATATCGGATGCAAGAATATCTGAAAAACAGCTTCGCTCGCGGTATCATCTATAAAACTCTGGGCATGCTGCTCGTATTTGTTACGCTGTGGCCGCTCTATGTTCGTGCAGATCAGGATGCAAGACCATTCGGCTGGTTTATCCTGCTTCTGTTGTTATGGAAAGGGCTGTCCAGCTATGCGGCTTGGCAAGAAATGCGCATGGTGCAAATAGGCGCCGCAAGAGGATATCGTTTGCTCCGATGGGCACTGGCTGTACTGGCGATTGCGGCCTGGTTGTGGCAGCCTCCTCAGCGCAGTATCTGGTTCCTGCTGCTGCTGGCTGTCGTTTATATCGTTGCCCTGCGTATTCCTCTGAAACACCGGGTTTCATGGGACCGTCTCATCCAAGTGGAGAAGGGCCAGGCTGGAAGAGTGATGCGGACGCTGGGCTGGTTTGTGGATGTGCCTTCATCAGGTCAAAAAGTAAGTTCCCGGCGCTGGCTCAGCAAATGGGGTAGCGGCCTCCCATGGAATGCAGGGAAAGCCTATCGCTATCTGATTACCAAAACATTCATCCGAACTGAAGTGTTCTCTATCGTCGTGCGCCTGGTCGTACTGGGTATGCTGCTGTCCTGGTGGACGGCAGGCAGTTATTTCGGTATTGGTGTATACCTGTTCTTTCTACTGCTTGTTGGTGTGCAGCTGGGTGCGCTGCGTCGCAGTCATAGTGAATCGTTCTGGATTATGATTTATCCCATCTCGGGAGAGAGTCGTCGTTCCCAGGTGCTGGGATTCATCTCGAATCTGCATGCACTGGCTGCCTTGCTCATGTGGCTGCCAATGCTGGCTGCGGGAATGAGTGGATTGAGTATGACAGCAGCAGCATTGGTCCTTGGTGTGCTGGTCATCTACTTGATGCGACGTTCGCAAGGTAACAAGTGGTTGAAGGAAGAAGAGGATGAATGA
- a CDS encoding pyridoxamine 5'-phosphate oxidase family protein, with translation MRRKEFTVHEEQEIIAFLDQCSFGFLGTVSPDGQPRVTPLNFVYMDGSFYFHGSLAGEKMKQIKQDSSVSFTVAEEFSLIPSYFSDPELACPATSFFKSVMAFGQAEPVKDLDIKGKVLQRFMEKLQPQGGYVPIDATDPRYTGQLKAVAVVRIVPERISAKFKFGQNLSTERFDHISGELEQRNEGRDAETAEMMRKYCPFHQK, from the coding sequence ATGAGAAGAAAAGAATTCACTGTACATGAAGAGCAGGAAATCATAGCATTTCTGGACCAATGCTCCTTTGGTTTTCTGGGAACAGTCAGTCCAGATGGACAGCCAAGGGTGACACCACTAAACTTCGTATATATGGACGGGAGTTTTTATTTTCATGGTAGTCTTGCAGGCGAAAAAATGAAGCAGATCAAACAGGATTCCTCTGTCAGCTTTACAGTTGCTGAAGAGTTTTCCCTGATTCCATCTTACTTCAGTGATCCCGAGCTAGCTTGTCCGGCAACCTCTTTTTTCAAAAGTGTAATGGCATTCGGTCAGGCAGAGCCGGTTAAGGATCTTGACATCAAGGGCAAGGTGCTGCAACGTTTCATGGAGAAACTTCAGCCACAAGGGGGATATGTTCCCATTGATGCTACCGATCCACGCTATACGGGTCAGCTTAAAGCTGTCGCTGTGGTCCGCATTGTTCCCGAACGGATCAGTGCCAAGTTCAAATTTGGACAGAATCTCTCGACTGAACGCTTTGATCATATTAGTGGCGAACTGGAACAGCGTAACGAAGGACGAGATGCTGAAACAGCCGAAATGATGCGGAAATATTGTCCTTTCCATCAGAAATAA
- a CDS encoding YjcZ family sporulation protein: MSGVVEETRGGYGCGGYGYGGFTNTGAILVLFILLVIITKSFLC, translated from the coding sequence ATGTCTGGAGTTGTTGAAGAAACTAGAGGCGGTTATGGATGCGGCGGTTACGGTTACGGAGGATTTACAAATACAGGTGCCATTCTCGTTTTGTTCATCTTGCTCGTCATCATCACAAAATCGTTCCTCTGTTAG
- a CDS encoding aminotransferase class I/II-fold pyridoxal phosphate-dependent enzyme, with product MNPLAEQLNESIQAGSSHVYSMLSQLGKEIYFPKEGILSQSAEAASLAKTYNATIGIALEDGVPMHLAVIQDKLSAYQPKDLYPYAPPAGKPELRTVWRDKMLKETPSLEGKTFGNPIVTNALTHGLSIVADLFAEEGDAVIYPDKNWENYELTFGIRRHGELVHYPLFDDQLNFNSAGLLEALLAQKDKGKAIVLLNFPNNPTGYTPGAEEADSIVDAIRQAAEAGVNVVAVTDDAYFGLFFEDSIHESLFGKLANLHPRVLTVKVDGATKEEFVWGFRVGFITYAHEDAAVLHALEQKTLGIIRATISSGPHPSQTFVLDALKAPEFEAQKLEKFEIMKGRANKVKAILDSGKYGEVWDYYPFNSGYFMCLKLKDVGAEQLRTHLLQKYGVGTIALGEADLRIAFSCIEESGLEDLFDTIYRGVLDLQTT from the coding sequence ATGAATCCACTGGCTGAACAGTTGAACGAAAGTATTCAGGCAGGCAGCAGTCACGTCTACTCCATGCTGTCGCAGCTCGGCAAAGAAATTTATTTTCCAAAAGAAGGTATTTTGAGTCAGTCTGCTGAAGCAGCAAGTCTGGCCAAAACCTACAATGCTACGATTGGTATTGCTCTGGAGGACGGTGTGCCAATGCACTTAGCTGTTATCCAAGATAAGCTGTCCGCATACCAACCGAAGGATTTGTACCCTTACGCTCCGCCTGCAGGGAAGCCTGAGTTGCGGACCGTATGGAGAGACAAGATGCTGAAGGAAACACCTTCCCTCGAAGGTAAAACGTTTGGTAACCCAATTGTGACTAACGCATTAACTCATGGACTGAGTATTGTAGCCGACCTGTTCGCCGAAGAAGGGGACGCTGTTATATATCCGGATAAAAACTGGGAGAATTACGAGCTGACCTTTGGAATTCGTCGTCACGGCGAATTGGTTCATTATCCCCTGTTTGATGATCAATTGAACTTCAACAGTGCAGGTCTGCTCGAAGCGCTGCTTGCACAGAAAGACAAAGGCAAAGCCATCGTGCTGCTGAACTTCCCGAACAACCCGACAGGTTATACACCTGGCGCCGAAGAAGCAGATTCAATCGTAGATGCAATTCGTCAAGCGGCTGAGGCTGGAGTGAATGTTGTTGCTGTAACAGATGATGCCTACTTTGGTCTCTTCTTCGAAGATTCCATTCATGAATCCCTGTTTGGCAAACTGGCGAACCTCCATCCACGTGTGTTGACTGTCAAAGTTGACGGTGCCACGAAGGAAGAATTCGTATGGGGCTTCCGCGTTGGATTCATCACGTACGCCCATGAAGATGCTGCGGTTCTCCATGCTCTGGAGCAAAAAACACTCGGCATTATCCGAGCAACCATCTCCAGTGGCCCGCATCCTTCCCAAACTTTTGTACTGGATGCGCTGAAAGCACCTGAGTTCGAAGCACAGAAGCTGGAGAAGTTTGAAATCATGAAAGGCCGCGCCAACAAAGTAAAAGCCATCCTCGATAGTGGTAAATACGGTGAGGTTTGGGATTACTATCCGTTCAACTCCGGTTACTTCATGTGCCTGAAGCTGAAGGATGTCGGCGCAGAGCAGCTCCGGACCCATTTGCTGCAGAAATACGGCGTTGGTACCATCGCGCTGGGTGAGGCCGATTTGCGAATTGCCTTCTCCTGCATTGAAGAATCCGGACTGGAAGATCTGTTCGATACGATCTATCGTGGAGTTTTGGATCTTCAGACCACTTAA
- a CDS encoding ABC transporter ATP-binding protein — translation MENVQPPVLKINGLSGGYSAKRPVLHGIDLEVGRGEMVGLIGLNGAGKSTTMKHILGLMTPQQGEVRVMGKKRDEDPQIYQSAMAFVPESPELYDEMTVMEHLEFTARAYGVSEADFKQRTEKLLNLFRMNEKSTSLSTHLSKGMRQKVMIMCAFVAGPPLYIIDEPFLGLDPLGIRSLLDFMLEMKASGSSILLSSHILSTIENYCDRFIVLHRGQVIAQGTLNELRTQFGESNATLEHMFYSLVQGRD, via the coding sequence ATGGAAAACGTTCAACCCCCCGTATTGAAAATCAACGGGCTAAGCGGAGGATATAGTGCCAAGCGGCCGGTTCTCCACGGCATCGATCTGGAAGTTGGACGCGGAGAAATGGTCGGACTGATCGGATTAAATGGTGCTGGAAAAAGTACAACGATGAAACATATTTTAGGATTAATGACTCCACAGCAGGGGGAGGTGCGAGTCATGGGCAAGAAGCGGGACGAGGATCCGCAGATCTATCAATCCGCCATGGCCTTTGTACCGGAATCCCCCGAGTTGTACGACGAAATGACGGTCATGGAGCATTTGGAGTTTACAGCCAGAGCATACGGTGTTTCTGAGGCTGATTTCAAACAGCGCACGGAGAAACTGCTGAACTTGTTCCGCATGAATGAGAAAAGTACAAGTTTGTCAACCCACCTGTCTAAAGGTATGCGTCAAAAGGTTATGATCATGTGTGCTTTTGTGGCGGGGCCGCCACTCTATATCATTGATGAGCCTTTTCTGGGACTTGACCCGCTTGGAATCCGCTCTTTGCTTGATTTTATGCTCGAAATGAAGGCTTCTGGATCTTCCATTCTGCTCAGTTCACACATTCTGTCCACCATTGAAAATTACTGTGACCGTTTCATTGTCCTACACCGAGGACAGGTCATTGCTCAAGGGACGCTGAATGAGCTGCGTACTCAATTCGGGGAATCAAATGCCACGTTGGAGCATATGTTCTATTCCCTTGTACAAGGCAGGGATTAA
- a CDS encoding helix-turn-helix domain-containing protein: MLQASPSSFVILPAVAKIVCEPGWKWQKREKPMQNYDLFYVWSGEGTVVLNDRSYEVGKGSCFLFRPGDHPTATHNKQKPLVLTYIHFDVDIPVNDVPQSYREVLETVEFEHLLARYVRLFLSDVYGRDEESRLILKQLMIHLLRADTEAPVEKKVSNQLSDVIQEVANYVRQHPGITHRVEDLAARAGLSPRYFSIKFKELIGSSVQSYIIRMRIERAEHLLVHTGMNVTEVADALGYRDIFFFSRQFKQYTGKSPSEIR, from the coding sequence ATGCTGCAGGCATCGCCGTCATCTTTTGTTATTTTGCCCGCCGTCGCCAAAATTGTCTGCGAACCGGGATGGAAGTGGCAGAAGCGGGAAAAACCGATGCAAAACTATGACTTATTTTATGTATGGAGTGGTGAAGGGACCGTTGTGCTGAATGACCGGTCGTATGAAGTTGGCAAGGGTAGTTGCTTTCTGTTTAGACCAGGCGATCATCCTACTGCAACTCATAACAAGCAAAAACCGTTGGTACTTACCTATATTCATTTTGATGTAGATATACCCGTTAATGATGTTCCCCAGTCCTATCGTGAAGTACTGGAAACGGTGGAATTTGAGCATTTGCTGGCTCGGTATGTAAGGCTCTTCCTATCCGATGTATATGGACGGGATGAAGAGAGCCGGCTGATTCTGAAACAGCTGATGATTCATTTGCTGCGCGCGGATACGGAAGCTCCTGTGGAGAAAAAGGTGAGCAACCAGTTGTCTGATGTTATCCAGGAGGTTGCTAACTATGTACGCCAGCATCCGGGGATCACACATCGCGTGGAAGACCTCGCCGCCAGGGCGGGACTATCGCCTCGATATTTCTCGATCAAGTTTAAGGAATTGATTGGTTCGTCCGTGCAATCCTATATCATTCGCATGCGCATTGAGCGGGCCGAGCATCTGTTGGTGCATACCGGCATGAATGTGACCGAAGTGGCAGATGCACTTGGATACCGGGATATCTTTTTCTTCAGTCGTCAGTTCAAGCAGTATACCGGCAAAAGTCCGTCCGAGATTCGATAG
- a CDS encoding PLP-dependent aminotransferase family protein gives MELWLPMDSYERQHRYKYEAMYHALRDAIHAGTLAGGTRLPSTRELARQYEMSRGSVAQVYDMLLADGYVKAYRGKGTFVTDTLTEQEQLGQEAVIQLSPWGERVSLLNTQIQRDTRSAIEQDSSLINFHVHRMPIEHFPQAEWKSALAAVHRSDRREQSGVAGDLELREAIASHLRWTRGIQADASQIVLFSGSMQGITLLTQLLIPEGAAVVLENPGYQGIAQAVKSCGGTIIPAEVDTGGIIPQSWEAQTLFVTPTRQFPTGAVLGLDRRRAILEWASERNAVIIEDDYDSEFRWGGRPIEPLKVLDREQRVIYVGSFSQTMIASFRLGYVVLPPSLVKPLLAAKMLYEPVPSAILEQRALAKFMARGGYLRHLRRLTRLYGDRHAFFVSEMERELPEPFTMQPGDAGLHIYAIWKGDISSYQRFKALAREEGVIFRDAVRYRLTPGPPAVCFGFAHLEKEEIQEGIRRMRLAWEKCTFSFR, from the coding sequence ATGGAATTGTGGCTTCCTATGGATTCATACGAACGTCAACACCGATATAAGTATGAGGCAATGTACCATGCTTTGCGCGACGCCATCCATGCGGGGACACTGGCTGGAGGTACAAGGCTTCCTTCCACCCGAGAGTTGGCACGTCAATATGAAATGTCACGTGGTTCGGTAGCCCAAGTATATGACATGCTGCTCGCTGATGGGTATGTGAAGGCATATCGGGGGAAAGGGACTTTTGTTACCGATACGTTAACGGAACAGGAACAATTAGGTCAGGAAGCAGTGATTCAGCTTTCTCCATGGGGGGAACGGGTGAGTCTGCTGAATACACAGATTCAGAGGGATACACGATCTGCCATTGAACAGGATTCATCCCTGATCAATTTTCATGTGCATCGCATGCCTATCGAGCATTTTCCGCAAGCGGAATGGAAAAGTGCCCTGGCTGCCGTCCATCGGAGTGATCGGCGTGAACAAAGTGGTGTAGCTGGTGATCTGGAACTACGGGAGGCCATTGCGTCACATCTGAGGTGGACACGGGGCATCCAGGCGGATGCCTCGCAAATCGTGCTGTTCAGTGGTTCCATGCAGGGGATCACCTTGCTGACACAACTGCTTATCCCTGAAGGGGCTGCAGTTGTATTGGAAAACCCGGGTTATCAAGGAATTGCCCAGGCAGTGAAGTCCTGCGGAGGAACGATTATTCCAGCGGAAGTAGATACCGGGGGCATTATTCCGCAGTCATGGGAAGCACAGACATTATTTGTGACACCCACCCGCCAGTTTCCTACAGGAGCTGTTCTTGGTCTGGACAGACGAAGAGCCATACTTGAATGGGCCTCGGAGCGAAATGCCGTCATTATTGAAGATGATTATGACAGTGAGTTTCGCTGGGGTGGCAGACCGATTGAACCGCTCAAAGTGCTCGATCGTGAACAACGTGTGATCTATGTTGGTTCCTTTTCACAAACGATGATTGCGTCCTTCCGACTTGGATATGTGGTGCTGCCCCCTAGTCTGGTGAAGCCGCTGCTTGCTGCAAAAATGCTATATGAACCGGTACCCTCTGCTATTCTGGAGCAGCGTGCACTCGCGAAATTTATGGCCAGAGGCGGGTATCTGCGCCATCTAAGACGATTGACCCGGCTTTATGGGGATCGACATGCTTTTTTTGTCAGTGAGATGGAGCGGGAGTTACCGGAACCCTTTACCATGCAGCCCGGAGATGCAGGATTGCATATTTATGCTATATGGAAGGGAGACATCAGCAGTTATCAGCGGTTCAAAGCACTGGCTCGGGAAGAAGGTGTCATATTCCGCGATGCGGTGCGTTATCGGCTGACTCCAGGGCCTCCGGCTGTGTGTTTTGGCTTTGCACATCTGGAGAAAGAGGAGATTCAAGAGGGGATACGGCGAATGCGCTTGGCATGGGAGAAGTGTACATTTTCGTTTCGGTGA
- a CDS encoding DEAD/DEAH box helicase — translation MTNQTFASIGVEQDLEAVLARHGITEPSPVQAQTIPVILEGRDVVSKSQTGTGKTLAYLLPLLQSIKSDVKGTQKLIIAPTQELAMQIVREAQRYGEERKIGVLGLIGGAAVKRQIEKLREHPELVVGTPGRLKELITLKKLKMHNVSTIVIDEADQVFQLGGVSDVDFVLRSALRDRQLIFLSATIDEHTAGLAKREMKEPVQIGIEPDRATAAGLEHFYFVEENRNKIDMLRRLVRQYNPDRAIVFVNATEDIAEVEAKMNHLGLSAAALYGDADKVTRSNVLSAFRNGKLQLLIASEVAARGLDIEGLPMVINYDPAFDSEHYVHRAGRTGRMGRSGIVLSIVDETQIFIMRKFARELGIELPERVLFGGKVLEADPRPDTRPEGHSFSRKPGQSRDRKPGQANRNGGARAAVSNQRPAGGKPAGNAGRTERDQDRKNKGAPKWSKGKEPRTEE, via the coding sequence ATGACGAATCAAACATTTGCTTCAATTGGCGTAGAACAGGATCTTGAGGCTGTACTCGCCAGACATGGCATCACCGAACCTTCACCGGTACAGGCACAGACGATCCCGGTTATCTTGGAAGGTCGCGATGTGGTTTCGAAATCTCAGACGGGAACAGGCAAGACGCTCGCCTATTTGCTGCCACTGCTGCAATCCATCAAGAGTGATGTAAAGGGCACGCAGAAGCTTATCATAGCGCCTACACAAGAGCTGGCGATGCAGATTGTACGTGAGGCACAGCGGTATGGAGAAGAACGCAAAATTGGCGTTCTGGGGCTCATTGGCGGAGCAGCAGTAAAACGTCAGATCGAGAAGCTGCGTGAACACCCGGAACTGGTTGTGGGAACGCCAGGACGACTGAAGGAACTAATCACGCTGAAAAAGCTGAAAATGCATAATGTCTCCACGATCGTTATTGACGAGGCAGACCAGGTATTCCAGCTTGGCGGAGTAAGCGACGTGGACTTCGTATTGCGCAGTGCCCTGCGCGACCGTCAGCTTATTTTCCTGTCAGCGACAATTGATGAACATACTGCTGGACTCGCAAAGCGCGAGATGAAAGAGCCGGTACAGATCGGAATTGAACCGGACCGCGCAACGGCGGCGGGACTTGAGCATTTTTATTTTGTAGAAGAGAACCGTAACAAAATTGATATGCTGCGCCGTCTGGTGAGACAGTATAACCCGGATCGCGCCATCGTCTTTGTCAATGCGACCGAGGATATTGCCGAGGTTGAGGCGAAAATGAATCATCTGGGCTTGTCCGCAGCTGCGCTGTATGGAGATGCTGACAAGGTAACCCGGAGCAATGTACTATCCGCTTTCCGCAATGGCAAACTGCAACTGCTGATTGCGAGCGAGGTTGCAGCCAGGGGACTGGATATTGAAGGCTTGCCAATGGTCATTAACTATGATCCTGCATTTGATTCGGAACATTATGTTCACCGTGCAGGAAGAACAGGTCGTATGGGTCGCAGTGGTATCGTGTTGTCGATCGTGGATGAAACGCAAATTTTCATTATGCGCAAGTTTGCGCGTGAACTTGGAATCGAATTGCCTGAACGTGTATTGTTCGGGGGTAAAGTACTCGAGGCTGACCCGCGTCCGGATACGCGGCCTGAAGGGCATTCTTTCTCCAGAAAACCAGGGCAGTCTCGGGATCGTAAACCCGGTCAGGCCAACCGCAATGGTGGCGCCAGAGCTGCTGTATCAAATCAACGCCCGGCGGGAGGCAAACCAGCTGGCAATGCAGGCAGAACAGAACGTGACCAGGATCGCAAGAACAAGGGCGCTCCTAAATGGAGCAAAGGCAAAGAGCCACGCACTGAAGAATAA
- the asd gene encoding archaetidylserine decarboxylase (Phosphatidylserine decarboxylase is synthesized as a single chain precursor. Generation of the pyruvoyl active site from a Ser is coupled to cleavage of a Gly-Ser bond between the larger (beta) and smaller (alpha chains). It is an integral membrane protein.): MAKTLLRLMTELSSRKWISRTVGAFSKSRGSKAFIPYFVRTYDIPVQEAEKDWKEYRSLNDFFTRKLKPGMRPLELSEHALISPVDAKITAAGPVSAGTLLNVKGQNYTLAELLNHSPHLEKYKHGYAFVLYLSPRDYHRIHAPVSGRRIESEHIKGKVYPVNDFGLTHMKSVLSRNERLITYIAHDFGEVAVVKVGAMNVSSIQYAGADVSSWAQGDDLAYFEFGSTVVLLTQSGTFEPKPGLQPGDSVKMGELLGRLKPIQ; this comes from the coding sequence ATGGCAAAAACGCTGTTGCGGTTAATGACCGAGCTTTCTTCTCGCAAATGGATCTCCCGGACTGTGGGAGCCTTCTCCAAGAGCCGGGGAAGCAAGGCATTTATCCCTTATTTTGTCCGGACCTACGACATCCCTGTTCAGGAGGCTGAGAAAGACTGGAAGGAATATCGTTCGTTGAATGATTTCTTTACCCGTAAACTTAAACCAGGAATGCGTCCGCTTGAACTTTCAGAACATGCGCTGATCAGTCCGGTAGATGCCAAAATTACAGCAGCCGGTCCTGTATCTGCAGGCACGCTCCTGAATGTTAAGGGACAGAATTATACACTTGCTGAATTATTAAACCACTCACCACATCTGGAGAAGTACAAGCATGGTTATGCCTTTGTCCTGTATCTCAGCCCACGCGACTATCACCGCATTCATGCACCTGTTAGCGGTCGCCGAATCGAGAGTGAACATATTAAAGGCAAGGTTTATCCTGTCAATGATTTTGGTCTGACCCATATGAAATCGGTGCTTAGTCGTAACGAACGGCTTATTACGTATATTGCTCATGATTTCGGAGAAGTTGCTGTCGTGAAAGTAGGCGCGATGAATGTGAGCAGCATACAGTACGCCGGTGCGGATGTTAGTTCATGGGCACAAGGCGATGATCTCGCATATTTTGAATTCGGTTCCACCGTTGTACTGTTAACGCAGAGCGGTACATTTGAACCGAAACCAGGCTTGCAGCCAGGTGATTCCGTCAAAATGGGAGAATTGCTCGGTCGGTTAAAACCCATTCAATGA
- a CDS encoding chemotaxis protein CheX, with amino-acid sequence MKAEVINPFLESARNVFEQLIQISPSTGSLGVKNVEYIADHVWIVIGMTGQLSGNIVFGIQESVALKIVSAMMGGFVITEMDEMSKSAISELGNMISGNASTILSNQGVVVDITPPQVMNSEYLTSFSATKALSIPLLMDGIGEMDIQVMIS; translated from the coding sequence GTGAAAGCGGAAGTGATTAATCCTTTCCTGGAATCCGCGCGGAACGTATTCGAACAGCTCATCCAGATTTCGCCTTCCACCGGGAGTCTTGGCGTGAAAAATGTAGAGTACATTGCAGACCATGTCTGGATTGTGATCGGAATGACTGGACAATTGAGCGGAAACATTGTGTTTGGAATACAAGAGTCGGTTGCATTGAAAATTGTTTCTGCCATGATGGGCGGTTTTGTTATTACGGAAATGGACGAAATGAGTAAAAGTGCTATTTCGGAGCTTGGCAATATGATTAGCGGCAATGCAAGTACCATCCTGTCCAATCAGGGCGTCGTTGTTGATATTACACCTCCACAAGTGATGAATTCTGAATATCTGACTTCCTTTAGTGCAACGAAGGCATTGAGCATTCCTTTGCTGATGGACGGAATCGGTGAGATGGATATTCAAGTGATGATCTCGTAG
- a CDS encoding SDR family NAD(P)-dependent oxidoreductase: MLKDQVVFITGASSGIGALCAQMLIEEGAIPILAARSRDKLEEIGASLKGQHELITLDVTNDEQVQTAVDAMLQKYGRIDILLNNAGYGKFAAMTDMSVQEFDEMMNVNYMGIVRCTKAVLPQMLQRGRGQIVNVASMAGKIGTAKSASYTATKHAVLGFSNALRQELRKTGVTVTTINPGPIDTPFFQRADPSGNYVNNVRWMMLKPEEVAGHMIRAMKKRKEEVNLPRLASAGMWLYQLFPRLADRLSHGVMNQK, encoded by the coding sequence ATGCTGAAAGATCAGGTTGTTTTTATCACAGGTGCGTCGAGCGGAATTGGTGCGCTCTGTGCACAGATGCTGATAGAAGAAGGAGCCATCCCGATTCTGGCTGCCCGCTCTCGGGACAAGCTGGAGGAGATTGGTGCTTCGCTGAAAGGGCAGCATGAACTAATCACGTTAGATGTAACGAATGATGAGCAAGTTCAGACAGCCGTGGATGCGATGTTGCAGAAATACGGACGAATCGATATTTTGCTGAATAACGCTGGATACGGAAAATTTGCGGCCATGACGGATATGTCTGTGCAGGAATTCGACGAGATGATGAACGTCAATTACATGGGCATTGTCCGCTGCACCAAGGCAGTATTGCCGCAGATGTTGCAACGAGGAAGAGGCCAAATCGTGAATGTAGCTTCCATGGCCGGCAAGATCGGAACTGCCAAATCCGCCTCATATACGGCAACCAAACATGCCGTACTTGGCTTCAGCAATGCCCTGCGCCAGGAACTCCGCAAGACAGGAGTCACGGTAACAACCATTAATCCCGGACCTATTGATACACCGTTCTTCCAACGGGCGGATCCCTCTGGAAATTATGTAAATAATGTACGCTGGATGATGTTGAAACCGGAAGAGGTTGCGGGGCATATGATCCGAGCGATGAAGAAGCGTAAGGAAGAAGTGAATCTGCCTAGACTGGCTTCGGCTGGAATGTGGCTGTATCAGCTATTTCCGCGTCTTGCTGACAGGCTCTCGCACGGTGTAATGAATCAGAAGTAA